In Sporichthya polymorpha DSM 43042, a genomic segment contains:
- a CDS encoding amphi-Trp domain-containing protein: protein MADRDVERNYTVPEFAAKLRRLADALESGKPFRIQVAGERFTVPRSAEISVEHEREGDEEEVEFQLKWKLADVEEPDSDDAV, encoded by the coding sequence ATGGCTGATCGCGATGTCGAACGCAACTACACGGTCCCGGAGTTCGCGGCGAAGCTCCGCCGCCTGGCGGACGCGCTGGAGTCGGGCAAGCCCTTCCGCATCCAGGTCGCGGGCGAACGGTTCACCGTCCCCCGCTCCGCGGAGATCAGCGTCGAGCATGAGCGGGAGGGTGACGAGGAGGAGGTCGAGTTCCAGCTGAAGTGGAAGCTCGCCGACGTCGAGGAACCCGACTCCGACGACGCCGTCTGA